The window ACTAGAGactgccttctccagtcagctcatctggatcatcctcaccacctgcgAATATGGATTGCatgatttatgaaagcctgtaaataaagtcagtgacagctctcacacaaTCCTCACACTCCATATCCTTattgtgagtcctaatcatgATGCAGTCCGAGTTCACCGTAACTGcacttcaatgaataaatagtgttcacGTATCAAACTTCCCTTTTCAAACATATCCCAGACTGAGGGATGCCACTGATTGTCGCACATAATGTGGGCACGTGAAGTAAAAAAAGCTTAAAACTTAAACGTTAGACATACTGTGTACAAATATTGCTTGTAAGGTAGAAAAAGTAGAACCACTATGAAAAGAGACTAGTTGACCAACCATGAATCTAAATGTAATATCTCAACATTGCGCACTGACATTAAAGTTGTGTCCCCTTTTCTTTCCAGTCCTCCTGCCCGTATCCAGCTCTACCCTCCAACACAAACCACCCTACAGCTCTACCCACTACCACGCCGACAGCAGGGGCGTCAACAGTAGAGGCTACTTCGACTCTCCCAGATCTCCTCGGGGACGTGCCCTTCACTTTGGCTCCTCACGTCCTGGCCATGCAGACAGGGTTCCCCCTAATTCCTGATGTGCTGCTGTCCAGGGACATCAACTACAACTTAGCTACTTTTCATTACGACTTCACTTTAGAGAACTCTGTACTTCATAATGCCTAGTCTGTTTGAATCTTAATACCAAAACTGTCATCAGGAGATCAGCTTCAAGCCCTGCAATTTATTGAAAAAGCAAATGTGATTCATCAGGAACAATTTAAGCTCACTGAAattacataaaacatgaaattagtTGTAGATCTGAGAAGCAAGAATTTCGTTTAATAACACATTCATTTTGTACCTTCATTGTAAAGGCATTGAAATCATATGACGTTacagtggaaaagaaaaatccacTGGTTGTACAGCTAATGGTTGTGAAAGGTTCTGACATTACAGCTTGATAGGAGCTAAATGGACCTGTGCTTGGTCTTGGTTATATTTGGTTAAGACATCATGACTGTTGAGCCCTTAGGTACACTTCAAATGCAGTGACGTACAGTGTGTTATAATGATGTTGTCTAAGTATAAACAGGATAATTATGatttattacaacttgggtTTCTATCAGGTAGGATAACATTGCACTTATCAAGACACTTAATGAGATTTGGAAACATGGCTCCAAAAAGTCAGGGGGTTAAAGCCAACTCACCTGAAATGTTAAACGCCCTGAAAAGTGTGCACACAACTGTGGTATGTCCTGTAGGGGAAAGTTGAACCAAGAAGCTGGTCAATAAACTGTGTTGGGTGGTTTAAATGGTGATGCTTGACAATGGACAGTATGGACAATAATTTTACCATTACCTTTGTTTTATCTAACAAATAAGGTTAACTAATCTGGTTACCTTGTTTATAACCTTAAATCTGATAATCTCATTACTAGAATTTTGCTAACCTCACCAAACCTGACCAGTCCAGAAAAAGCATCATGTTTTTGGCCATTTTGTTGTGTAAAGCCCTTGGCTTGGTTTGcgttattttcaaatgtattttattcagAAATCTCTCACTTTAACTGCCAATCTTCAAGGCCTGTGACTGTATTTGTTGTAAGCAGATATGCAATGCCCAGAGAGAATTGCAAAATTAGACAGCTGTTGCCAATGTATAGCATTAGCTTATCAAGCTAAAAGTAGTAAAGCATTCAGGTCTCGGGTCAAGTTTGCATCTCAAATTTAGCAGTGCCAATCAGGTGCAGTTGGGTTGGGTCAAGATGCACGTATGAGCCAGGTTCAGGTCTCAATTTTAGGTCTACTGACTGCTAgtctttctttccattttgCTAGATCTCGTAGAGTCCAATACTTTTAtcaaaggtccaatttgtaagatttgagtctcattcccaacttgtcaaatactcacactttgtgttgtttggtCGAACTTGTCACCGACTGAAAGCATGAGTATTTTTACGAGTATGGAATGAGACGTAACAATCTTACAAATTAGGCCTTTAAAGATACAAATCGTGACCCAACTATGAATATAAGACCCAGCCTGTACTACATTAGAATTATTATGGACAAGGTGTCAAGACTTTTTCAGGTCATTTCAGGATGTGGCACCTAGGTTATAAAGCAATAACTGTGAATAAAGCAATGTACTTGGACAAGAAATTGCCTACCTTCCATTGAGTTAAATCCAAGTCCTCAGTAGAATCATTGGATAGAAAGTACTAATTAATGTGAGATTGCTCGAATCATCTATTTATGTGTAAATTGTGGAGAGTGTTTGAATGATAAAGTTTAGTCAGATTATTTTTACTAACCACAGCTCTCATGTAATTATTTTGATGCGATTTGTATATTTCACATTATATGTAGCAAAAACACTTCCTCCCACAACAAATGTTTTGACAATTTTACTTCTTCCCTTCCGGTCATCACCATGCTTAAATTTTGCTCCCTGAACGTGGCCTTCCTTTAGGTTCAGCATATTTTTCTGCCAGCATTTGcatttattatattatgttatttattCAGTCTGCATTTCCAATTGGTTTTTGCTTTCTTGTAATAATGACATCCATTTTTCATCAGAATGCATTAAAATATACATGACATTAGTTGGGACTTTGCTCAGTGTAAGTTTCTAAACTCCTCTACAGAAATTGGTTCAAGCCATGACAGCATGTACTGAACTGTGGTGTGGATAGCATTAGAGAACTATTCTTTCAGTGTATACTGTGAGTGCTGCTATCTCATACTGACATgtagtgatgtcacttagtaCTGTTTGTGTTTAAGTGTCAAGGATTCACCTTACACAAAATTGCTTTGGCTAGAAGTCAGCAATGGGATTGGTCCTAGATGCTGACGTACCATACAGTAAATTCTCAAATGGCAGAGTCTTTATTTACCTTCATTGAAATCTCAGCTTTACCTCCATGTTTACCTGCTGTCTTGATAAATTCATGATGAAGTACTGTATCTCCCACAGCAGTAATGCCATTAGTACAACAACAGGGCCATATTATACTTGCCCCTCTGCTTTTTTGAGTTTCTCacctcaaacagaaaaaaatgatttcattcaCTTACAAAGTCTAGTCCTCTCTACatactttgcctttttttttaatagttaatgtcaacaaaacatttcctcttcAGTGATTTCACACAAGTCTTCCAAGCTTCCCTTTCCTGGAAGGCtctaaatgtgaaaaatgtgcagAAAGTTTGGAATTTTATTAATGGTTGCTTAACATttggtgaaaaaaaaggaaaaaaaacagcaacaatgaCTTTATCCCACCTGTGGAATATGATCCTTTTCTGTGTAGCATACACTTCAACAAGGATgcatggttttgtttttgtctttatttgaaaTGAATATTGAACAGAATATTATTAATGTTACAAGATCATGTACAGATGTACAACAATCAGttttaacaaacaacaaacctgTTTCATATGACTGTTTTTTGGGAATGTTAATTAAAACTTGATAACCTAGATCACACTTTGTGTAGCTAccagtagtagtggtagtagctACAGTGAAATCACTGTGTCAATCtctgtaaaaatataaatcttCAATatgttttgagtaaaaaaataaaaaaagagatgagGGTCACAGAAAGTATTGTGTATACTCGTCAGTGTGTACACAGTCTTCCAATCTTCCCTTTCCTGGAAggctttaaatgtgaaaaatgggCAGAACGTATTGACGGTTGCTTAACATTTGTGGTGGGGATAAAACTGCAAAGTAGAtgcaaactgaaaatgttttaatgaaactAGCATTTCTGTTCATATTTCTGTTCATGTATGTAGGATTTGACTCTGTTGTTATAATCATTGAATTAAAGCAAAAAGTTaatccaaaaattaaaatacagtcatCATGTATTCGCCTCCACACCGGTGGAAAGTCGGGTTTGTGAGTTTCGGGTTCGAGTCCACAAAAATGTCTGGATTGTAGCATTCTCTGAAACAATTAAAGTACATAGaaccggggggggggggaaaaacCCCAAAAAAGAACATTGCGCGTCCTGCGGAAACCAGGGCTACATCCAAATCTCCTCCCTCCCAGACTTGCGGACTGAGCCCTCGCAGACTTGAGGCGCATCTACTGTGACGTGTTTATCGTCAACACATCAAGTCATATGTCAAGTGACTAATATGAGTCACTGATGGACGGGCCTAAAGACTACATAATAAAAtgggtaagggttagggtacTTCTAAATAATTCTGTATCATGATGTGGTTGAATAttatttacttcagttgtttaggagaacggTGCAATGCTGTTTGGCTGTGAAGCTCCgtaaatgttttgtggactttgaaacttctcagactttccatcagcattggtgtgagtagataatgactgaattttcagttttgggtcaatttttactttaaatgttaaGCGATATGCATAAGATCCATGACATCAAAGGTAAATTCAGCCCCTCTGATTCTTACTCCAGCTTTGTTAGTGCTCAGCCTGTATTTGTTCATGCTGGTTATTAGTCTGtgaattgttattttatttgagaATTAATGGTACTTGCATTAACCACGTTACAATCTGTTGCACTCGATCTCCACTTCagcatttatttatctgtacCTCTATATTAGAAtattgtgtgtgtcttttttgaAGTTATTCTTATGAGATTACATTAAGTCTTTACCAGGGTGATTTTCttatgttattttgtaaatactagccttcaaaataagattttttgCTGAGAAGAGGAAATACATTTGCATAGATTTTGTACATGATCAAGtatgaataaaaatgagaaaaagggTCAATCGCTTCTCTATACATGTAAACAGTTGCCtttaaatgtgataatataTAATGTTATGTACTGTTTAAATACAGATCAATCCAAATACACTTAAGGCCTCTATGCAGTGGTCACCAGCCAATAGCAGACCCTTAAAGAACTTCTGCTTTACCTAACGCTCATGTATATTGGTTAAAGCCCCGCATAACCAATGAACAACACTTTGACAAATCCAGGAAGTAGTCCAGCACCAATCAGAAAGTACCGTAGTGATTTGCTCCCACCCACGGGCCAGCCTCTTCTGTCAGGAGTTGTTAGAAGTGACAACTGCTGTCTTGGAAAGTGGGTTTGGAGAGTGAGGAGTTGCGAGAATGACAACAATGACCAGTTTTACCAAGTGACGCGGTAATAACGACTTTTTTGGAAGAAAATTAGAAAAGAAGTGTTAGCTTTGTGAGTTAGTTCTCTTCATTAGCATCACTTAAATGCAAAGTCAAGCCTGTTTAGGGCTGCGTGTCGTGAACTAACTTCAGAAACGCCGGTAGCTGGCAACGTTTGTTAACTAGTATGGATAACGCTTAAGTCGAATGCCGaggaacaaaacaagcaaagtGACCTACTTAACAGTACATTGTACTTTTAACACTCATATTGTCACATAAACAACTTTATCAACTGAACGTGGCTGATTATGTCAGCATCAACGGCAGAGGCCAGCTCATCCCAGCAGCGGGTTAAACACAGCGGCTCCCCAAcatcctcctgctcttcctgtAGCAACACCACCGCGGTCCGTTTGCAGCCGATCCGCGCCACGGTGCCGTACCAGCTTTTGCTTGCAAATCAGCACAGCCCAACCCGCTCcgtttcctcctccttctcagcAGCCGGGAGCAACACAGGACCGACGACGTCCCGTTGCTCCAGTCCCGCCAACCCGGGTGGAAGCGGCTCGGACGGTAGGCTGGTCCCCAGGCAGAGACTCTCACCCCCGGACAGCAGGACCTCACCGGAACGCTCTCCCTTCTCGCCTCTTTTGAAAGGTAATTTCGTCTCTTCAAGTGCATTTAAGTTTATCTTCAATGTACCCATCATCGTTCAGATAGCTTGCTGCTAACGTATGCTAAGTGTCGTATTGAGCGACCGTCACGCCAAACTAGCTTAAACAATCTAATAATTTAATGGTTTCGGTGTTGAATGACCATGATACGTGCATTTAAAATGACCATCAAGGATTCTACTCGATAAATACACGCTACTCTTATGTTCGGCGTACGTATCGTCCATCACCCAccattaaacttaaaaaaatatctataatataataatttccACGACCATTCGCCATGAGGCGCCACGTTGTTTTGGTGAGCGGAGCTAATGGAAATAATAGGCGAAGCAGctcaaaatattacattttaatttaaatgagcTTAGTTTCGGGAATAACACGGACACCGAATTGTAGAGCTGAC is drawn from Pagrus major chromosome 3, Pma_NU_1.0 and contains these coding sequences:
- the umad1 gene encoding UBAP1-MVB12-associated (UMA)-domain containing protein 1 is translated as MFSFLGLRKDSKKSTSEKEVDGGFVIIGETVEEQRRRMQTMNIAQPSTNVIVQPSKSSCPYPALPSNTNHPTALPTTTPTAGASTVEATSTLPDLLGDVPFTLAPHVLAMQTGFPLIPDVLLSRDINYNLATFHYDFTLENSVLHNA